The following proteins are encoded in a genomic region of bacterium:
- a CDS encoding DUF1080 domain-containing protein — MRRTSMILAAILFAAAGCDRLQPGFRDLFDGRSLSGWHAEGGRIESWSVQDGVLSCVAPGGGFLTSDSLYGDFVLSLDWRIFAGGNSGVGLRYPSDSHVSQAGMEIQILDDDAEIHKDIKPAQHTGSIYLQVPARQGAAKPLGQWNRYTITCQGPLVVIVLNGQEVVRANMDQETEGHEGLTPLAQRPRSGHIGLQSHDTRVDFRNIQLKKL; from the coding sequence ATGCGAAGAACATCTATGATTCTGGCAGCGATCCTGTTTGCGGCTGCCGGGTGCGACAGGCTACAGCCGGGGTTCCGCGACCTGTTCGACGGGCGCAGCCTGAGCGGCTGGCACGCCGAGGGCGGCCGGATCGAGAGCTGGAGCGTGCAGGACGGTGTCCTGAGCTGTGTCGCACCGGGCGGCGGGTTCCTGACCAGCGACAGCCTGTACGGCGATTTTGTCCTAAGTCTCGACTGGCGCATCTTCGCGGGCGGCAACAGCGGCGTGGGGCTGCGCTATCCCTCGGACTCGCATGTCAGCCAGGCCGGGATGGAGATCCAGATCCTGGACGACGATGCCGAGATACACAAGGATATAAAGCCGGCCCAGCACACGGGCAGCATCTACCTCCAGGTGCCGGCGCGCCAGGGTGCGGCGAAACCCCTGGGCCAGTGGAACCGTTACACTATCACCTGCCAGGGGCCGCTGGTGGTGATCGTACTCAACGGGCAGGAGGTGGTGCGCGCGAACATGGACCAGGAGACCGAGGGCCACGAGGGCCTCACCCCCCTGGCCCAGAGGCCGCGCAGCGGGCATATCGGCCTGCAGAGCCATGACACCCGGGTGGATTTCAGGAACATCCAGCTCAAGAAGCTCTGA